The proteins below come from a single Bombyx mori chromosome 19, ASM3026992v2 genomic window:
- the LOC101745448 gene encoding fanconi-associated nuclease 1, translating into MSHQTSIDKYFKSKLPSKSFSSMNQNSAGSKKRFSLSLANGPPVKTLKNEYTNSIVNICPKAETSSRFPSPERENCKTETLIDSIKSEISPTTPRKSPKSFGSQGSGSKDKFYSPNKKRAVLKKRSPVKKNLARDSFGCLENDNSIDHVFKAASDGMDDKTIFLLNIIYNFLNNENLKNLLDECSQTLLSRCLHVKKPGVRVICRLYWRQATIYRWDDLENISNDRSNKIQKQIVQEMISDLVKNGFLENVNSDDTCKLNFHEITSKLKADELKQICKELNIKVQSKQSAIKLLENYSNQSSISKFFIQAKENPTNNKTRLLEIFKKKLGSCYKLTEKARSTLYELYLLTYLGMGYSIIREKRLELTLLYEKINRETFPIIENRDIDDASVVFKNRKEFEKYLDAHYIYEKYIIETDDKVKCILVETVYEMYKKIDKEDMIRYTSLPEWLRRYTPPYIFVKILGEGIQSLKRNKSDVSSNFAVEILSVLIAQDSFRQHKKAGWYTEKALILQKYLGRHDEAAQLLLEGLQSNKLSDDAKDAMRPQAVKISKQKTNVGNKLRIILNEIANENIKLEKDLSAEHLHKNPMDNWYKGKLKYEVCIDGIRQAIEVEDYCIWHYINNGTYTHGDHWEGRIITTIFFLLFWDIIYSKPAHAPGIFLSRYQRYPLDLYCDSFYTNRKSEIDERLSSLAAGSAEDMLEAMRRVWDSRPEGELSGLTRSIEWDRIEMVAGCLGPRRVGALCERLATNYGHAHSGFPDLTLWNAHTKTITFMEVKSDSDRPSVKQLQWMHYLQQRGLRTAFCYVGGDSGRRARLDRP; encoded by the exons ATGAGCCATCAAACAAgtattgataaatattttaaatcgaaATTGCCCTCTAAAAGTTTCAGTAGCATGAACCAGAATTCCGCAGGAAGTAAAAAAAGATTTAGTTTGAGTCTCGCAAACGGACCCCCCGTAAAGAcactaaaaaatgaatatacTAATTCCATAGTAAACATATGTCCAAAAGCGGAGACCTCTTCAAGATTCCCAAGCCCTGAAAGGGAAAATTGCAAAACTGAAACTTTAATTGATTCCATTAAATCTGAAATAAGCCCGACAACCCCACGGAAATCGCCAAAATCATTCGGTTCTCAAGGATCTGGATCAAAAGATAAATTTTACTCACCAAACAAAAAGCgagctgttttaaaaaaaagaagtccaGTCAAAAAGAATTTAGCTCGAGATTCATTTGGATGCTTAGAAAACGATAACTCAATTGATCATGTTTTCAAAGCTGCAAGTGATGGAATGGATGATAAAA CTATATTTCTATTGAACATCATCTATAATTTTTTGAATAATGAGAATTTGAAGAACCTACTAGATGAATGTTCTCAGACTCTTTTAAGTAGATGTCTTCATGTGAAAAAGCCTGGTGTCAGAGTTATATGTAGATTGTATTGGAGGCAGGCCACCATTTACCGCTGGGATGATCTTGAAAATATCAGCAATGATAGgtctaataaaattcaaaaacaaatagTACAAGAAATGATCAGTGATCTAGTGAAAAATGGTTTCCTTGAAAATGTTAATTCTGATG ATACatgcaaattaaattttcatgagATAACTTCTAAATTGAAAGCTGATGAATTGAAACAAATATGCAAGGAATTAAATATAAAGGTTCAGTCCAAACAAAgtgcaataaaattattagagAATTACAGCAACCAAAGTTCCATCAGCAAGTTCTTTATACAAGCGAAAGAAAACCCTACCAACAACAAGACCAGACTCTTGGAAAT atttaaaaaaaaattagggtcgTGCTACAAGTTAACTGAAAAAGCAAGAAGTACACTGTATGAGCTGTATCTATTGACATACTTAGGAATGGGCTACTCAATTATAAGAGAGAAGAGGCTGGAACTTACATTACTGTATGAGAAGATTAATCGTGAGACATTTCCAATTATCGAAAACAGGGATATTGATGATGCGAGTGTTGTTTTCAAAAATCGAAAAGAGTTTGAGAA GTATCTAGACGCTCATTATATATACGAAAAGTATATAATCGAGACGGACGATAAAGTCAAATGTATTTTAGTAGAAACGGTGTATGAAATGTACAAGAAAATTGACAAGGAAGACATGATTAG aTACACTTCACTACCAGAGTGGTTGCGTCGATATACGCCGCCATATatatttgtgaaaatattagGCGAAGGGATCCAGTCGCTGAAGCGTAATAAAAGTGACGTGTCTTCGAACTTCGCCGTTGAAATACTCAGTGTGCTGATAGCGCAGGACTCGTTCAGGCAACACAAGAAAGCTGGCTGGTATACCGAAAAAGCTTTAATACTACAGAAATATCTTGGACGGCACGATGAA GCGGCCCAGTTATTATTGGAAGGACTTCAGTCCAACAAACTTTCAGACGACGCCAAAGACGCGATGCGACCTCAAGCTGTCAAAATATCGAAGCAGAAAACAAATGTAGGAAACAAACTAAGAATAATTCTCAACGAAATCGCCAATGAAAATATCAAATTGGAAAAGGATTTGAGCGCTGAGCATTTACACAAAAATCCTATGGA TAACTGGTATAAAGGCAAATTGAAGTACGAGGTTTGCATAGATGGGATAAGGCAAGCCATTGAGGTTGAAGATTACTGTATCTGGCATTACATTAACAACGGAACGTACACCCACG GTGATCACTGGGAAGGCAGAATAATCACGACAATATTCTTTCTGCTGTTCTGGGATATCATATACTCGAAACCTGCTCACGCACCAGGTATATTCCTCAGTCGCTATCAGAGGTATCCATTGGACTTGTACTGCGATAGTTTCTACACGAATAGAAAGAGTGAGATCGACGAGCGATTGAGTAGTCTAGCGGCGGGCAGCGCAGAGGATATGTTGGAGGCCATGAGACGCGTGTGGGACTCGAGGCCCGAGG GTGAACTATCTGGACTAACGAGGAGCATAGAGTGGGACAGGATAGAGATGGTGGCGGGTTGCCTGGGGCCGCGGCGGGTGGGGGCGCTGTGCGAGCGACTCGCCACGAACTACGGGCACGCGCACAGCGGCTTCCCCGACCTCACGCTGTGGAACGCACACACGAAAACA ATAACGTTCATGGAGGTGAAGTCTGACTCAGACCGTCCGTCCGTGAAGCAGCTGCAGTGGATGCACTATCTCCAGCAGCGCGGGCTCCGCACGGCCTTCTGCTACGTCGGCGGAGACTCCGGGCGCCGCGCCAGGCTCGACCGCCCCTGA